In the genome of Arvicola amphibius chromosome 2, mArvAmp1.2, whole genome shotgun sequence, the window GAAAGAagtaatgagaaaattaaaatgggaaGACCTTTGAAACAGTGGGCAGATTTCAGGCCTTATCCTAGTCCATTTTTGTTACCATAATAAAAAACTAGAGAAGCCCATTTTCTCACAGCTCTAGGGACTGACAAGCTCAGCACCAAGGTGCCACCAACTCTCCAGTCTCTGCAGCTGGATGACTGCAGTGTGGGAAGGGTTGTGTTGACAGAGCTCCTTTGCCTAGAGTCACTCTCATTATCACAGCATTAGTCCATTATTAATTTCAGAGATGTCAATAAAACACTCTTCCCTTTCCAACTCTGGGTTTCTGGTGTCAGGGTCAAAAGCAAAGACATTAATCAAGGTTCTACAGCCCAGATGTGAGGTGGTTTAGGGTGGGGATCCAGTTGAGATGAAGACTTTGTAAAGATTTCTGAAGCTGTCTGCAGATGACCCCATGCACAGAGATCAACAAAGGCCTCCAGTGCCCCCTGATTGCCTGGGCTTCCATCTGTAAAACCCTTGTCTTATTATAacacatctgtgtctgtgtgcatttgcattcacagaacaaagaaactggAAGTCAGCATCTGTAAGAGTCACTGGTTTTGTAGTCCATGCTTTGTGTCACCAACTACACTAGGAGAGCTGGCAGCATTGAGAATTCAATGCAGAGATCTGGTGTCGAAGGTAAAGGAATGGGGAAGATATTCACAATCAGGAGTCAGGACATGGGATTTCAGACATGTCTAAGTTTCTTTTGGCAGACCCAACGGTTGTCTGCAGAACAGGTGTCAGAAAACACTTCTGTCTGTGAGATGACCGCACAGCTGTTTTCTTTGTCCTTGCCAGTGACTTGTAATCTGAAGAGCAAAAAATAGCTACTCCTAGTGTTTAGGATTTTCTTGCAATTATCACATCAGTCATCAGCCGTTTTTGGACATTTAAGGAAACTAAGATTACATAGTGCTTAAGAATAGTAAACACAGAGTACAAAcattataaatacacataatcAATAAAGATATCACCTAGAGAAACCTCTAGACTTTTCAGTTGTATCCTCACTGGAGAGGAATTAGTCCATCAAGAATAATTATCATGATGTATGAAAAGTAGAAGGTTTTATTCCTAGTTCTACTACAATAGATCTTGGGATCATGTTAAAGGCATCTTCATTTTACTGATTTCAGTTCCCTTAAATATATAGGCTATAAGCACCTACTGCTTAGAGAAAGCATTGAGGTATACATGAATGTATAACAATAGTTACACGGTAGGTGCTTAGTAAATGTATTCAACATGAAGGGTGAACACAGTGGGTTTACAGAATTTGATAGAGAGAAAATAAGAGCCTCAACTCATGTGAAACAGAATCTGGTTCCTTCCCTTCTTATCCCAGAGATATAGGTTCTTTTCTCTAGCACAACACTAGTCCCACACCCAGGGTTCCTGGGATCACTGCAGGTGGGAAGGAGACCAGAAGTCAGCACTAACACATGCAGTTTCTCAGTGATGACAAGAAATtggtgagttcaagagcagcctgtcTCAAGTGGAGGATGTCACCCAGCACGCAGTAGGCAGGCAGGGCTCCCTCATGGCTACTTTTGCTTGTCTTTCTTCATGGTGCCCCTTGTCCCTAAGCAATAAATTTTAGGTCACACTAGTGCCCAGCATGCTAATTAAAGTATGAACTTCCCTCAACTGGGCTTCTATAAatattcttacatcttattttttatcttttagcttCATCAATCTTCAAGATCTTTTTCCTAAGGCCTGTTTGTTCAAATCAgtgatttcttttcaaaaagcTTTTGGTGGATTTCCAGGGCTACCCCAGCCAGACCTACAGTGAGACCTCTAACTTTATCTCCTTTAATTCCCCAAATAATCCCGCTTGTAAAATTTtaactttcttcttgttttcctaaCCTGAAAACGAGGGCCCAGGGAGTTAGAATAAATGCTTACTTCATGGATGTGTCAAAGAGAGTTcgggaagggagggagaatggaaggGTCAAAGTTTGTGTAGAAGTGAGTGGAAAATTGTGGGGAAACCCCTTTCTAGCTTGTTTCCACCACTGTCCTGTGTATTCCAGGCTCACTGGCCCAGGCATTTCTGGgtgactctcctgtctccacctcccatctctctgcagGAGTGCTGTGATACAGATGTGGACGTCTATGTTTgattttttatatgggttctgtgGACTGAACTGTGATATTTACACAGGTAGAACTTTTATGCAGAACCATTTTCTCAGTCTAGATAAACAAAAGCCAGTTGGACTGACACTCTTTCTATTGTAGCCTCCAAATTTATCTGCTCACTGCCATCTAATCAGAGCATCCTTTTATCAAAGAGTGAAATCACACAGCAGGTGAGCTAAATAATCTGCCCGACATGGATATCTTCACTTatcatcacattttcattatgaatCAAAATTAGGTAAGCATTTTACATCATAGCAcaattatacaaaaaaaaacacacatgaagaaagaaggaaaaattaatcATTACTATgtgtaaaatcatttttaaacagCAATGTCTATACCGAGACATTCTTCCTAGAGAAAGTAATTTCATGACACACTATGGTGCAACTTTGTTACCACAGTTCTAAAGACCACTGAATGATTTCTGTGTATGGGCAGAAAAATGATGTAGTGCCTAAGTGTGCTTACTGTTCTTGTAGGGGGCTCAGGTTCAAGTTTTAGCAcacatatggtagctcacaaccacctgcaactccagttgcAAGAAATCTACTGCCTTTTTGGCTACTGTGAACTCCTGCATGTACATGgtatacatccatacatacactcaagaacacacagaaaataaaacaaacaaatatgtttttaaatatctaaGAAAGTGTGtatgtgaaaaaaagaaagagaaaaagaaattctatatGTTCCCcccaaaacatttaaaactattttatctcTAACAGTAAGAAGTTAGtctatttcctgtcttttaaaattccattgtaattaaatatacacatattattaTAAAGGGTTGCTATCTACTTGTACATGAAACTTTGCCACTAATTCTGAAATTGTCTTTTCAGTCTATTTCAACAATCTCATGAATTTATACactaaattaaaattacaaaattcaaTTTTCAGTAAAAATGAATGTGAATTGAATATCTAAATAACTCATTTAATACTTACAGATCAGGATTTAAAGTAGAACCATTTGTCCACTTCCAGATATGTTCCACTTGTAAATATTTTAGTCCAATATAAAATTGATGTCCTTCTCTCTTTGAGAAATTCCGGAAGTATCTCTATAACCAAAACATAGTGGAAGACTTAAATTTCAATCTATTTATTCGTGACGCACTTTCTTCTACCAACCTTCTAAAACACTATTACTCCAGTCTGAAGCACATCCTTGCTCCCCACCAGCAGAATTCTCTCCCCTGTGAAACTGGTCtttatatatttctgcttttaattgattcatctcattattttttattactttaaagaaatacaaacccaaattcccacttcctccccttcccccctcccctcccacactCACCACATCTCTGCTTCCCAtcccctccaatcttaagagagggcaaggcacactgCCCtttggaaagtccaaggccctccccactacatctaggttTTAAACTGTTTAAAATCCAAGTCTCCACTTCCTCAATGTAGACCATTGGTTAAAGTCCAGACATGTCATCAAAGCTTCAAGAAAGTGTTATGTTCTAAACTGAACAATTTTATTATCAATTTACCAATTCTTCTTGATCTTCAATGAGCAGCAAAGTGGCTCCTCTCACACAGCAGTCAGCTAGACCTTCAGACCAAGGTCTGGaaatttgtgaaataaataagcatttatcCCGGTATGGCTGCCAATCTTTCAGGCACGTTGGTATGGCTGATCTCCCTAGAGTAAGAAAGAAGGTATGTTTATTTCTGCCCTGGTTCTGCTGCATCATAATCAACTCCACACAGGAGTTGTTTCATTTAACAAATGCTGGAACAAGGCTAATGCTGTCATATGTCAATGAATCATAATTAATGACAAAGgattaattttatgtttgttttctattaatttacttcaGACAAAGTAAACTGTCTAACATTTTCACTAAAATAACTAACtatatggagatagagacagagacccatattggagcactggactgagctgccaaggtccatatgaagagcagaaggagtgagaacatgagcaaggaagtcaggaccgcaaggggtgcatccacccactgaggcagtgggactgatctaatgggagatcaccaaggccagttggactggaactgatggagcatgtgatcaaaccagactctctgaatgtggctgacagtggaggctgatggagaagccaaggacaatggcactgggttttgattctactgcatggacgggctttgtgggagcctagtctgtttggatgctcaccttcctggacctgggggagcagggaggaccttggacttcccatagggtagggaaccctgactgctccttggactggagagggagggggaggggaaatggtgggaggggagggaagtgggaggaggtggaaatgttcaataaaaaaataaattaaaaaatatcaactATTTCACCTTTTAACTTGATATTTGCCTATTCAGATTCTGTGAACCAGCAACCTGAGGGAGCATGGCCAGGCATATAAGAGCATAAATGTCAAGGTCCAACAGCTTCAGTGCAGTTTTCAGTACCAACACTTATAAACCCTGTGACTTCCTGCAAGTTCCT includes:
- the LOC119806545 gene encoding killer cell lectin-like receptor subfamily B member 1 isoform X2 encodes the protein MDTSVVYADLSVARTRVLSHASPPSLPSDACKCTRWHRLALKLSCAGLILLVLILTGLVGFLVRKAPIEKNGVAAQEIMTEPTGRSAIPTCLKDWQPYRDKCLFISQISRPWSEGLADCCVRGATLLLIEDQEELRYFRNFSKREGHQFYIGLKYLQVEHIWKWTNGSTLNPDLLQVTGKDKENSCAVISQTEVFSDTCSADNRWVCQKKLRHV
- the LOC119806545 gene encoding killer cell lectin-like receptor subfamily B member 1 isoform X1, translating into MDTSVVYADLSVARTRVLSHASPPSLPSDACKCTRWHRLALKLSCAGLILLVLILTGLGISMGFLVRKAPIEKNGVAAQEIMTEPTGRSAIPTCLKDWQPYRDKCLFISQISRPWSEGLADCCVRGATLLLIEDQEELRYFRNFSKREGHQFYIGLKYLQVEHIWKWTNGSTLNPDLLQVTGKDKENSCAVISQTEVFSDTCSADNRWVCQKKLRHV